Proteins from a single region of Catenulispora acidiphila DSM 44928:
- a CDS encoding LacI family DNA-binding transcriptional regulator — protein MAPRRSRNGVDLTAPTTASTTTTTIAAVAEEVGVSVATVSKVLNGRSDVAAQTRAKVEESLERHQYRRRAKKKQTGTGQVDLVFHELDSAWAMEIIRGVEAVTEPDGVDVVLSQLGGAHHPPQHWLDAVLARRPLGVLFVLCSPTKVQQERLRRQDIPFVVVDTDSATTASVPTVGSNNWNGGLVATRHLLELGHRRIGIISGPKDVLCSRARLAGFRAAHEEADVEVDPDLVRYGTFYLDAGYEHGMALLDRPDRPTAVFAGSDMQALGVLRAARQLGIDVPRGLSVIGYDNLEVAAWTDPALTTIDQPIRDMAGTATRMVLDLAHGQDPSSSRIDLVTALVVRESTAPPAG, from the coding sequence ATGGCACCTCGGCGATCGCGGAACGGCGTGGACCTGACCGCGCCGACCACCGCGAGCACGACGACCACCACCATCGCAGCCGTCGCCGAGGAGGTCGGCGTGTCGGTGGCGACGGTCTCGAAGGTGCTCAACGGGCGCTCGGACGTCGCGGCTCAGACGCGGGCCAAGGTCGAGGAAAGCCTGGAACGGCACCAGTACCGCCGGCGCGCCAAGAAGAAGCAGACCGGCACCGGGCAGGTCGACCTGGTCTTCCACGAGCTCGACTCGGCGTGGGCGATGGAGATCATCCGGGGCGTGGAGGCGGTGACCGAACCGGACGGGGTCGACGTGGTCCTGTCGCAGTTGGGCGGCGCGCACCACCCGCCGCAGCACTGGCTCGACGCGGTCTTGGCGCGGCGTCCGCTCGGCGTGCTGTTCGTGCTGTGCAGCCCGACCAAGGTGCAGCAGGAACGGTTGCGGCGTCAGGACATACCGTTCGTGGTCGTCGACACCGACAGCGCCACCACCGCTTCGGTGCCCACGGTCGGCTCCAACAACTGGAACGGCGGCTTGGTCGCCACCCGGCACTTGCTGGAGCTCGGCCATCGCCGGATCGGGATCATCTCAGGGCCCAAAGACGTGCTGTGCAGCCGGGCTCGGCTGGCCGGGTTCCGTGCCGCGCACGAGGAAGCGGACGTCGAGGTCGACCCGGATCTGGTGCGCTACGGCACGTTCTACCTCGACGCCGGATACGAGCACGGTATGGCGCTGCTGGATCGCCCTGACCGGCCGACGGCGGTGTTCGCCGGCTCCGACATGCAGGCCTTGGGCGTGCTGCGGGCGGCGCGGCAGCTCGGGATCGACGTACCGCGCGGGCTGTCGGTGATCGGCTACGACAATCTCGAGGTCGCGGCCTGGACCGATCCGGCGTTGACCACGATCGACCAGCCGATAAGGGATATGGCTGGGACCGCCACGCGCATGGTTCTGGATCTGGCTCACGGCCAGGACCCGAGCAGCAGCCGGATCGACTTGGTCACCGCGCTAGTGGTGCGGGAGAGCACTGCGCCGCCGGCGGGCTGA
- a CDS encoding sensor histidine kinase: protein MNLRTRLAVAGGSIVAGALVLVSVVLYPAVDTSLRGQIDKALATAAAQAPDVAAYIKSQNAPPDGQTPAAPLFPPISMGIGTTKLQIIPSDVVRIGPSAQFIDVSAHDVSVALGGTGPYFQDATYNGVAYRVYTMPFPDSRGSLVRTAIPESDPAPTLHELAWLLAASTVAAGLLAALAARLAARRVLRPVGRLTETVELIRATGDLTIPIPAASRDEIGRLGAAFSAMTSALDESVGAQRRLVADASHELRTPLTSLTVNLELLAENPSDAQAPLLAAEALGQAGELKALVNDLVDLARFGQAAFHTEDVRLDLVAERVAARAARRAPRIDFELRCAPTWVHGDPDALERAFANLVDNAVKWSPAGGRVRISVVKGVVEIADDGPGIPDSDLDFVFDRFYRSPAARAHPGSGLGLAIVRQVAETHGGTARAVRCSTGALLRLTLPVSGEA, encoded by the coding sequence GTGAACCTGCGCACGCGTCTGGCCGTGGCGGGCGGGTCGATCGTCGCCGGCGCGTTGGTACTGGTGTCGGTGGTCCTGTACCCGGCCGTGGACACCAGTCTGCGAGGCCAGATCGACAAAGCCTTGGCCACAGCAGCCGCTCAGGCGCCGGACGTGGCCGCGTACATCAAGTCCCAGAACGCGCCGCCGGACGGCCAGACACCGGCGGCACCGCTGTTCCCGCCGATCTCGATGGGGATCGGCACGACCAAGCTGCAGATCATTCCCTCGGACGTGGTCCGGATCGGTCCGTCGGCGCAGTTCATCGACGTCTCCGCCCACGATGTCTCGGTCGCGCTGGGCGGCACCGGACCGTACTTCCAGGACGCGACGTACAACGGCGTCGCCTACCGCGTCTACACCATGCCGTTCCCCGACAGCCGGGGATCGCTCGTCCGCACCGCCATCCCGGAGTCCGACCCGGCTCCGACGCTCCATGAACTCGCCTGGCTGCTCGCGGCGTCGACGGTCGCAGCCGGACTCCTGGCGGCACTGGCGGCGCGGCTCGCAGCGCGGCGCGTCCTGCGTCCGGTGGGACGGCTCACCGAGACCGTCGAGCTCATCCGCGCGACCGGCGATCTGACGATCCCGATCCCGGCCGCCAGCCGCGACGAGATCGGACGCCTAGGGGCGGCGTTCTCCGCGATGACCTCCGCGTTGGACGAGTCAGTCGGGGCGCAGCGACGGCTGGTCGCGGACGCTTCGCACGAACTGCGCACGCCCCTGACGAGCCTGACGGTCAACCTCGAGCTGCTGGCGGAGAACCCGTCCGACGCGCAGGCGCCGCTGCTGGCCGCCGAGGCGCTGGGACAGGCGGGAGAGCTCAAGGCCCTGGTCAACGATCTCGTGGATCTGGCACGGTTCGGCCAGGCCGCGTTCCACACCGAGGACGTCCGGCTCGACCTCGTCGCCGAACGCGTGGCGGCCCGAGCGGCGCGCCGGGCACCCCGGATCGACTTCGAGCTGCGGTGCGCGCCGACGTGGGTGCACGGCGACCCGGACGCGCTGGAGCGCGCATTCGCGAACCTGGTCGACAACGCCGTGAAGTGGAGCCCGGCCGGCGGACGAGTACGGATCAGCGTCGTGAAGGGGGTCGTCGAGATCGCCGATGACGGCCCCGGCATCCCCGACAGCGACCTGGACTTCGTCTTCGACCGCTTCTACCGCTCCCCCGCGGCCCGCGCGCACCCCGGCTCCGGGCTCGGCTTGGCGATCGTCCGCCAGGTCGCCGAGACCCACGGCGGCACGGCTCGGGCCGTACGGTGCTCCACCGGCGCGCTGCTGCGTCTGACGCTGCCCGTCAGCGGCGAGGCGTAG
- a CDS encoding glycoside hydrolase family 11 protein — MFIGVVLALFLGAMLPSVPASAATSICSNQTGTNSGYYYQMWSSGQGSACISLNSGNSYSSTWSGIGDFVAGVGWNPGDKSTKSFTGSLNANGGTSLVSLYGWSTSPLVEYYVMENYVGSPPTAGTYMGQVTSDGGTFNIYEHQQVNQPSIQGTATFEQYLAIRTSPVSSGTITMSNYINAWSSHGMNLGTLNYQILATEAWGGGSGSSNVSVSSGGGGGGGGGGGGGGGGGGSCTATLSAGSQGSNWYNLNVAVTGSSNWTVTMNMASPAVVYNTWNVSATWPSQYVMVAKPNGSGNNFGVTISPNGQWTWPSVSCSSS; from the coding sequence ATGTTCATCGGCGTTGTGCTCGCGCTGTTCCTGGGCGCGATGCTGCCGTCGGTTCCCGCTTCGGCGGCGACGAGTATCTGCTCGAACCAGACCGGCACGAACAGCGGTTACTACTACCAGATGTGGAGTAGCGGCCAGGGGTCGGCTTGTATCTCGTTGAACTCGGGGAACAGCTACAGCTCCACCTGGAGCGGGATCGGTGACTTCGTCGCCGGCGTGGGCTGGAATCCCGGCGACAAGTCGACGAAGTCGTTCACCGGGAGCCTGAACGCGAACGGCGGCACCTCGCTCGTCTCGTTGTACGGCTGGTCGACGAGTCCGCTGGTCGAGTACTACGTCATGGAGAACTACGTCGGTTCGCCCCCCACGGCCGGCACGTACATGGGACAGGTCACCAGCGATGGTGGGACGTTCAACATCTACGAGCACCAGCAGGTGAACCAGCCCTCGATCCAGGGCACCGCCACCTTCGAGCAGTACCTGGCGATCCGGACGTCGCCGGTGTCCAGCGGCACCATCACCATGTCCAACTACATCAACGCGTGGTCCAGCCACGGGATGAACCTGGGCACGCTCAACTACCAGATCCTCGCCACGGAAGCCTGGGGCGGCGGCAGCGGTAGCTCCAACGTCTCCGTGAGCTCCGGCGGTGGAGGCGGCGGTGGCGGTGGCGGAGGCGGCGGAGGAGGTGGCGGCGGCAGTTGTACTGCAACGCTGTCGGCCGGCTCGCAGGGCAGCAACTGGTACAACCTCAACGTCGCCGTCACCGGCTCCAGCAACTGGACCGTGACGATGAACATGGCCTCGCCCGCCGTCGTCTACAACACCTGGAACGTCAGCGCCACCTGGCCCAGCCAATACGTGATGGTCGCCAAACCCAACGGAAGCGGCAACAACTTCGGCGTGACCATCAGTCCAAACGGCCAATGGACATGGCCATCAGTGTCCTGTAGTAGCTCATAG
- a CDS encoding sensor histidine kinase codes for MSVPWYPRRIRMRLTLLYAALFLASGIVLLAVALYLVFRNPILVTFDPTPPSLPSPMPGRSDVLRVFRPATGTVSPTWATVRAAAAQSAGVLAAMAAVSTLLGWIVAGRVLSPLRTMAFRTRRISEQNLHERLALTGPRDEMTELATTIDGLLGRLEAAFEAQRRFIANASHELRTPLAMMRTSLDVAVAKPGRPREVDVLGGKLREGLDAADRLLEGLLLLARTQNVERMETSAVSLPDLLDAALHARRATIEDKRLLVEQKVEPVLYRGNDTLLASLVDNLVDNAIRHNEPGGWLRAQVTVPRGEHDRTRIIVENGGPLLTRAEVDLLGQPFQRLGSQRTSQPGTGLGLSIIAAIAEVHHGRLLLQARDEGGLRAEVEL; via the coding sequence ATGTCGGTCCCGTGGTATCCGCGCAGGATCCGGATGCGGTTGACGCTGCTTTACGCGGCGCTGTTCCTCGCCTCCGGCATAGTGCTGCTCGCCGTCGCGCTGTATCTGGTGTTCCGCAACCCGATCCTGGTCACGTTCGACCCGACGCCGCCGAGCCTGCCGTCGCCGATGCCGGGCAGGTCCGACGTGCTGCGCGTCTTCCGGCCGGCCACCGGAACGGTCAGTCCCACCTGGGCCACCGTGCGCGCGGCTGCCGCACAGTCGGCCGGGGTCTTGGCGGCGATGGCCGCGGTGTCGACCCTGCTGGGCTGGATCGTCGCCGGCCGGGTACTCAGTCCTCTGCGAACCATGGCGTTCCGGACGCGCCGCATCTCCGAGCAGAACCTGCATGAACGCCTGGCGCTCACCGGTCCGCGCGACGAGATGACGGAGCTGGCCACCACGATCGACGGTCTGCTCGGCCGGCTGGAAGCCGCCTTCGAGGCGCAGCGCCGGTTCATCGCCAACGCCTCGCACGAGCTGCGGACCCCGTTGGCCATGATGCGTACCTCCCTCGATGTCGCGGTCGCCAAGCCGGGACGACCGCGCGAAGTGGACGTGTTGGGCGGCAAACTACGCGAAGGCTTGGACGCCGCGGACCGGTTGCTGGAAGGCCTGCTGCTGTTGGCCCGGACCCAGAACGTCGAGCGGATGGAGACCTCTGCCGTGTCGTTGCCGGACCTGCTCGACGCCGCGCTCCACGCGCGCAGGGCCACGATCGAGGACAAGCGCCTCTTGGTGGAACAGAAGGTTGAGCCCGTGCTGTACCGAGGCAACGACACGTTGCTGGCAAGTCTCGTGGACAACCTCGTGGACAACGCGATCCGCCATAACGAGCCCGGCGGCTGGTTGCGCGCACAGGTCACGGTCCCGCGCGGCGAGCATGACAGAACCCGCATCATCGTCGAGAACGGCGGGCCGCTCTTGACCCGGGCCGAAGTGGACCTGCTCGGGCAGCCGTTCCAACGCCTCGGCTCGCAACGGACGTCGCAGCCGGGCACCGGCTTGGGCTTGTCCATCATCGCGGCGATCGCCGAGGTGCATCATGGCAGGCTGCTGCTCCAGGCCCGGGACGAGGGCGGACTGCGCGCGGAGGTGGAGCTGTGA
- a CDS encoding serine hydrolase domain-containing protein has product MRTALLCAALLMSAAPLVAVPAHADAGAGARRGPGECAASPAPVSGPAGDRARAVADAVAKVRHDLKLRSVITRVTQDGRDVWTGALGPSMTGVPARTDMRFRAGSVGIAFMGVMLMQLVDEKRVSLADPISRWLPEVPHADQITLGMLGDSTSGIQDYVKNPAFVAELLAHPFKQWTPQELLALANPQTPLYAPGKNFSYSHANYVLLGAALERITHTRLDRLLQQRIYPRFGLHATANSFTPDIPAPALHAFTTARGPFEESSFWNPSWTTAPGAVITMDVCDLARAGQGVGVGTTLTRQGHQTFLNPGTVGLGTPQPYLPGGDCPAAICIPQTAAAHYGLGALVVNGWVFQNPSFTGYAALMAYLPSQHLTIAVSVTTSADTDPDIVNAGKNVAVAISQALVPSNPLTFGPF; this is encoded by the coding sequence ATGAGAACTGCGCTGCTGTGCGCTGCCCTGCTGATGTCGGCCGCACCGCTGGTCGCGGTGCCCGCGCACGCCGACGCTGGTGCCGGCGCGCGGCGCGGGCCGGGCGAGTGCGCCGCCTCCCCCGCCCCGGTGTCGGGTCCGGCGGGCGATCGGGCGCGCGCCGTCGCCGACGCCGTCGCGAAGGTGCGGCACGACCTGAAGCTGCGGTCGGTGATCACCCGCGTGACGCAGGACGGCCGCGACGTGTGGACCGGCGCGCTCGGACCGTCCATGACCGGCGTCCCGGCCCGGACCGACATGCGCTTCCGCGCCGGCTCGGTGGGCATCGCGTTCATGGGCGTGATGCTGATGCAGCTGGTCGACGAGAAGCGGGTCAGCCTCGCCGACCCGATCTCGCGCTGGCTTCCCGAGGTGCCGCACGCCGACCAGATCACGCTCGGGATGCTCGGCGACTCCACCAGCGGCATCCAGGACTACGTCAAGAACCCCGCCTTCGTGGCCGAGCTGCTGGCGCATCCGTTCAAGCAGTGGACGCCCCAGGAGCTGCTCGCCTTGGCGAATCCGCAGACCCCGCTCTACGCGCCGGGCAAGAACTTCAGCTACTCGCACGCCAACTACGTACTGCTCGGCGCCGCCCTGGAGCGCATCACCCACACCCGGCTCGACCGCCTGCTGCAGCAGCGCATCTACCCCCGCTTCGGGCTGCACGCGACGGCGAACAGCTTCACGCCCGACATCCCCGCCCCCGCGCTGCACGCCTTCACCACGGCGCGCGGCCCGTTCGAGGAGTCGTCGTTCTGGAACCCCTCCTGGACCACCGCGCCCGGCGCCGTGATCACCATGGACGTCTGCGACCTCGCCCGCGCGGGCCAGGGCGTCGGCGTGGGCACGACCCTGACCCGCCAGGGGCACCAGACCTTCCTCAACCCCGGCACGGTCGGCCTGGGCACCCCGCAGCCCTACCTCCCCGGCGGCGACTGCCCCGCCGCGATCTGCATCCCGCAGACCGCGGCGGCCCACTACGGCCTGGGCGCGCTCGTGGTCAACGGCTGGGTCTTCCAGAACCCTTCCTTCACCGGTTACGCGGCCCTCATGGCCTACCTGCCGTCGCAGCACCTGACGATCGCGGTGAGCGTGACCACCTCGGCCGACACCGACCCGGACATCGTCAACGCCGGCAAGAACGTGGCCGTGGCGATCTCGCAGGCGCTCGTGCCGAGCAACCCGCTGACATTCGGGCCCTTCTAG
- a CDS encoding SCO5918 family protein: MMRFTIAGCSFHLQASDVEQAMSGIKGEPISGACVRIGRRWYPVKQVGAVITGQDRRDFSGAEVTHALERLGYTCRPTPPDAPAQA, from the coding sequence ATGATGCGCTTCACGATCGCCGGATGTTCCTTCCACCTGCAAGCGAGTGATGTCGAGCAAGCGATGAGCGGGATCAAGGGCGAGCCGATCTCCGGCGCGTGTGTGCGGATCGGCCGGCGCTGGTATCCGGTCAAGCAGGTGGGGGCGGTGATCACCGGTCAGGACCGCCGAGACTTCAGTGGCGCGGAGGTCACCCATGCGCTCGAGAGGCTGGGCTACACCTGCCGTCCCACGCCTCCGGACGCCCCTGCTCAGGCGTAG
- a CDS encoding response regulator transcription factor yields the protein MRVLVVEDVRRLADDIGEGLRDQGMAVDIAYDGLTASEKCASTDYDVVVLDRDLPGLHGDVLCRQIAESANPALVLMLTAAGSPGERVQGLRLGADDYLPKPFHFPELVLRVQALARRRPAARPRVLRAAGIELDPTLRTATRLGRPLRLSPKEFEVLAALLAAAPAPMSAEHLLEKVWDENADPFTRTVSVTVGRLRRKLGAPDVVVTIAGAGYGIGVSGDEDGSSGAVLREL from the coding sequence GTGAGGGTCCTGGTCGTCGAGGACGTCCGCCGGCTCGCCGACGACATCGGCGAGGGACTGCGGGATCAGGGCATGGCGGTGGACATCGCCTACGACGGCCTGACGGCCTCGGAGAAATGCGCTTCGACGGACTACGACGTCGTGGTCCTCGACCGGGACCTCCCGGGTCTGCACGGAGACGTGCTCTGCCGCCAGATCGCCGAGTCCGCGAACCCGGCGCTGGTCCTCATGCTCACCGCAGCCGGTTCGCCGGGCGAACGCGTCCAGGGCCTGCGCCTCGGCGCCGACGACTACCTGCCCAAGCCCTTCCACTTCCCTGAGCTGGTGTTGCGCGTCCAGGCCTTGGCCCGGCGCCGCCCCGCAGCCCGGCCGCGCGTGCTGCGGGCGGCCGGCATCGAACTGGACCCGACGCTGCGCACGGCGACCAGGCTCGGCCGGCCGCTGCGGCTGTCGCCGAAGGAGTTCGAAGTCCTCGCCGCCCTGCTCGCGGCGGCACCCGCGCCGATGAGCGCGGAACACCTGCTGGAGAAGGTGTGGGACGAGAACGCCGATCCCTTCACCCGCACCGTCTCGGTCACGGTCGGCCGGCTGCGGCGCAAACTCGGCGCGCCGGACGTGGTCGTGACGATCGCCGGTGCCGGCTACGGAATCGGTGTGTCAGGGGACGAAGATGGGTCGTCCGGCGCCGTTCTGAGGGAACTCTAA
- a CDS encoding glycoside hydrolase family 9 protein, with protein MRLRTPRFRITGPTATLLAGLLVANVLTLAIPTAAHAGTPSATGEFDYAEALQDSMLFYESQRSGPLPADNRVSWRGPSDLTDGADHGLDLTGGYHDAGDEVKFGLPEAYSMTALAWGAIDDKSGYQKSGQWQYLERDLRWGDDYIIKAHPSPHVFYGQVGDGSSDHSFWGPAEVNPEPRPSYAVTESCPGSDLVGQASAAMAASSIVFQTDDPSYSAKLLAQAKSLYEFADDYRGKYDACITGASSFYTSFSGYWDELVWGAIWLYKATGDTAYLTKAETYFANLNKANQTTTPEYAWTISWDDSSYASYILLAEITGQQQYIDDAERNLDWFTTGYNGQHVSMSPGGEAQVDVWGTARYSANEAYLALDFENWLKSQSLDTARQATYHDFAVRQMNYILGDNPNKESYEVGFTNGGTNTAWPQQIHNRPAHDSWDQSMSDPPNTRHLDYGLLVGGPTSGDGFTDSRQNYQQTEGALDYNALFSGALAELTTEYGGTPRANFPPTETPDGPEELMQASPNQTGSNFIEIKAEVVNKSGWPARHLTNGSFRYYFTLDAGETASQLQLTSPYSQCNAPGPITQYSGSTYYVTISCAGDDVAPAGQSQFHREVQFRITFPAAHDYTKDWSYQDLVGMATNSTPVNTSHIELYDGSTKVWGTAPGSGTPVTPPGTPGTPTASAITATGATLAWAASTPGTNAVAGYDVYSVSGATSTKVASSTTTSAPLTGLTPGTAYTFDVVARDSAGNQSPASPTVAVTTTSSSATPPSAPTALTVTATGSTSVGLSWTAAKAGTSAIASYTVYKTGSPATAVATVAAPAITATVSGLTPSTVYQFYVVATDVNGLSSAASSSVSATTTAGTPPPPSSVSVQYETSVTTATTQSFQPLLNVVNNGTSAVPLSSVTIRYWFTSDGGSSTFATNCWYAVIGCAKVTQSVSSVTATTGADHYVQVGFTTAAGSLAPGASTGQVQSAINKSDWSNFTQTNDYSFNAADTAWTANTNVTVYVNGTLVWGTEPH; from the coding sequence ATGAGACTCCGCACACCCCGGTTCCGCATCACGGGCCCGACCGCGACGCTGCTCGCGGGCCTGCTGGTCGCCAACGTGCTGACGCTGGCGATACCGACCGCAGCGCACGCCGGCACGCCCTCGGCCACCGGCGAGTTCGACTACGCCGAGGCGTTGCAGGACTCGATGCTCTTCTACGAGTCGCAGCGCTCCGGCCCGCTCCCGGCCGACAACCGCGTGTCCTGGCGCGGACCGTCGGACCTCACCGACGGCGCCGACCACGGCCTGGACCTGACCGGCGGCTACCACGACGCCGGCGACGAGGTGAAGTTCGGCCTGCCCGAGGCGTACTCGATGACCGCGCTGGCCTGGGGAGCGATCGACGACAAATCCGGGTACCAGAAGTCCGGCCAGTGGCAGTACCTGGAACGCGACCTGCGGTGGGGCGACGACTACATCATCAAGGCGCACCCCTCGCCGCATGTGTTCTACGGCCAGGTCGGCGACGGCAGCAGCGACCACAGCTTCTGGGGACCGGCCGAGGTCAACCCCGAGCCGAGGCCTTCCTACGCGGTGACCGAGTCCTGCCCGGGCTCGGACCTGGTGGGCCAGGCGTCCGCGGCGATGGCCGCGTCCTCGATCGTGTTCCAGACCGATGATCCCTCGTACTCCGCGAAGCTGCTCGCGCAGGCGAAGTCCCTGTACGAGTTCGCCGACGACTACCGCGGCAAGTACGACGCCTGCATCACCGGCGCTTCCAGCTTCTACACCTCGTTCAGCGGCTACTGGGACGAGCTGGTGTGGGGCGCCATCTGGCTCTACAAGGCGACCGGCGACACCGCGTACCTGACCAAGGCCGAGACGTACTTCGCCAACCTGAACAAGGCGAATCAGACCACGACGCCGGAATACGCCTGGACGATCAGCTGGGACGACTCCTCGTACGCGTCGTACATCCTGCTCGCCGAGATCACCGGCCAGCAGCAGTACATCGACGACGCCGAGCGCAACCTGGACTGGTTCACCACCGGCTACAACGGCCAGCACGTGAGCATGTCCCCCGGCGGTGAGGCGCAGGTCGACGTCTGGGGCACGGCGCGCTACTCCGCGAACGAGGCATACCTGGCCCTGGACTTCGAGAACTGGCTCAAATCGCAGAGCCTTGATACGGCGAGGCAGGCCACGTACCACGACTTCGCGGTGCGCCAGATGAACTACATCCTCGGCGACAACCCGAACAAGGAAAGTTACGAGGTCGGCTTCACCAACGGCGGCACGAACACCGCCTGGCCGCAACAGATCCACAACCGGCCCGCCCACGACTCGTGGGACCAGAGCATGAGCGACCCGCCGAACACCCGGCACCTGGACTACGGCCTGCTGGTCGGCGGCCCGACCTCCGGCGACGGCTTCACCGACAGCCGCCAGAACTACCAGCAGACCGAGGGCGCGCTGGACTACAACGCCCTGTTCTCCGGCGCGCTCGCCGAGCTGACCACCGAGTACGGCGGCACGCCGCGCGCGAACTTCCCGCCGACCGAGACGCCCGACGGTCCCGAGGAGCTCATGCAGGCCTCGCCGAACCAGACCGGCTCGAACTTCATCGAGATCAAGGCCGAGGTGGTCAACAAGTCCGGCTGGCCGGCCCGGCACCTGACCAACGGCTCGTTCCGCTACTACTTCACCCTCGACGCCGGCGAGACCGCCTCGCAGCTCCAGCTGACCTCGCCCTACAGCCAGTGCAACGCGCCGGGCCCGATCACGCAGTACTCCGGCTCGACCTACTACGTGACGATCAGCTGCGCCGGCGACGACGTCGCCCCGGCCGGGCAGTCGCAGTTCCACCGCGAGGTGCAGTTCCGCATCACCTTCCCGGCGGCGCACGACTACACCAAGGACTGGTCCTACCAGGACCTGGTGGGCATGGCGACCAACTCGACGCCCGTGAACACCAGCCACATCGAGCTCTACGACGGCAGCACGAAGGTGTGGGGCACCGCCCCGGGCAGCGGCACGCCGGTCACCCCGCCCGGAACGCCCGGGACGCCGACCGCCTCGGCGATCACGGCCACCGGCGCGACGCTGGCGTGGGCCGCCTCGACTCCGGGCACGAACGCGGTGGCCGGCTATGACGTGTACAGCGTGTCGGGCGCGACCTCGACCAAGGTGGCGTCCTCGACCACGACGTCGGCGCCGCTGACCGGGCTGACGCCGGGCACGGCGTACACGTTCGACGTCGTGGCGCGGGACAGTGCGGGCAACCAGTCCCCGGCATCGCCGACGGTCGCGGTGACCACCACGTCCTCGTCCGCGACGCCGCCGAGCGCCCCGACCGCGCTGACGGTCACCGCGACCGGGTCCACGAGCGTCGGGCTGAGCTGGACCGCCGCCAAGGCGGGGACGTCGGCGATCGCGAGCTACACCGTCTACAAGACCGGTTCGCCGGCGACCGCGGTCGCGACCGTGGCAGCTCCGGCGATCACCGCGACTGTCAGTGGCCTGACGCCCTCGACGGTGTACCAGTTCTATGTCGTGGCGACCGATGTCAATGGCCTGAGTTCCGCTGCGTCATCGAGCGTATCGGCGACCACCACAGCGGGCACTCCGCCGCCGCCGTCGTCCGTCTCGGTGCAGTACGAGACCAGCGTCACCACAGCCACCACGCAGTCGTTCCAACCATTGCTGAACGTGGTCAACAACGGGACCAGCGCGGTGCCGCTGTCATCGGTGACCATCCGCTACTGGTTCACCTCCGACGGCGGCTCCAGCACCTTCGCCACGAACTGCTGGTACGCCGTCATCGGCTGCGCGAAGGTCACGCAGTCAGTGTCCTCGGTAACCGCGACAACCGGCGCCGACCACTACGTCCAGGTCGGCTTCACCACCGCGGCCGGCAGCCTCGCCCCCGGCGCCTCGACCGGCCAGGTCCAAAGCGCGATCAACAAGAGCGACTGGTCGAACTTCACCCAGACCAACGACTACAGCTTCAACGCAGCCGACACGGCGTGGACGGCGAACACGAACGTCACCGTCTACGTCAACGGAACGCTGGTCTGGGGAACCGAACCGCACTGA
- a CDS encoding response regulator transcription factor: MRILVVDDDPAVRRSLEHALRRDGYDVVSVADGTSALAEHVAFRPDAVVLDILMPEPNGLEVCRALRSAGDDTPILMLTARDLVTDRVAGLDAGADDYLAKPFALEELRARLRALLRRSGAQSEVLTFADVRLDLSGWRVERGGRRLELTKTELSLLELFLRNPQHVLSRTQIFESVWGYDFGPQSNALWVYISYLRGKLEADGGARLIQTVRGLGYVLREEP, translated from the coding sequence ATGCGGATACTCGTGGTGGACGACGACCCGGCGGTGCGCCGGTCCCTGGAGCACGCGCTGCGCCGGGACGGGTATGACGTCGTGTCGGTCGCCGACGGGACGTCCGCGCTCGCGGAGCACGTCGCCTTCCGGCCGGACGCGGTGGTCCTCGACATCCTCATGCCCGAGCCGAACGGGCTCGAGGTCTGTCGGGCCCTGCGTTCGGCCGGGGACGACACCCCGATCCTGATGCTGACGGCCCGGGACCTGGTCACCGACCGGGTCGCCGGGCTCGACGCGGGAGCGGACGACTACCTGGCGAAGCCGTTCGCGCTGGAGGAGTTGCGCGCACGCCTGCGGGCCCTGTTGCGACGCAGCGGCGCGCAGTCCGAGGTGCTGACGTTCGCCGACGTCCGGCTCGATCTGAGCGGGTGGCGAGTGGAGCGCGGCGGTCGGCGCCTGGAGCTGACCAAGACGGAGTTGTCGCTGCTGGAGCTGTTCCTGCGCAATCCGCAGCACGTGCTCAGTCGGACGCAGATCTTCGAGTCCGTCTGGGGCTACGACTTCGGGCCGCAGTCGAACGCTCTGTGGGTCTATATCAGCTATCTGCGAGGCAAGCTCGAGGCCGATGGCGGCGCCAGACTGATTCAGACGGTTCGCGGACTCGGCTACGTTCTGCGCGAGGAGCCGTGA